In Vanacampus margaritifer isolate UIUO_Vmar chromosome 9, RoL_Vmar_1.0, whole genome shotgun sequence, the following proteins share a genomic window:
- the zbtb7b gene encoding zinc finger and BTB domain-containing protein 7B, translating to MSSGEDGLIGIPFPEHSSDLLSHLNDQRRSGLLCDLTLTSRGARYPTHRSVMAAVSLYFRRLFGAEEGGCGEGAGGGFSVCQLDCVAPDALDALLEFAYTATLTIPCSGMRDVLRGAQLLGIQCVADACRDILGEKAEPDKEEEEEEQREQHAAAVGRPAGEHASRRKTDRKKVKKVWPHHIDSLLNPPPASPVSYPSPLSDSLPPARPLSPETEELLYRWRQNGDPGAVRVPERGPTLNGGHLHWMHQRPPPPAAPPEDKLSEEDDMEGFGNEGTLMESTSTAASVAERGKGLAAPATTEAAVGRKRKSQMPQQCPVCQKIIHGAGKLPRHMRTHTGEKPFQCSACGVRFTRNDKLKIHMRKHTGERPYSCPHCPARFLHSYDLKNHLSLHSGARPFECLLCHKAFAREDHLQRHRKGHSCLELRARWPGPGPDDQEEADPDAGEPPRPRPSAFPRPTMLEGGMFQAHADRERSLALQALAQLSPHRFANYHGLLLRGGELQGGREGGAKDAGGGHSQRQSWPRQTAEKVGEEEEEEEEEEEE from the exons ATGTCTTCAGGCGAAGACGGTCTGATTGGGATCCCCTTCCCGGAGCACAGCAGCGACCTTCTGTCCCACCTCAATGACCAGAGACGCTCGGGGCTCCTGTGCGACCTCACTCTGACCTCTCGCGGGGCGCGCTACCCGACCCACCGCTCCGTCATGGCCGCCGTCAGTCTCTACTTCCGTCGGCTCTTCGGGGCGGAGGAAGGCGGCTGTGGCGAGGGCGCCGGCGGAGGTTTCAGCGTGTGCCAGCTGGACTGCGTGGCGCCCGACGCCCTGGACGCCCTGCTGGAGTTCGCCTACACGGCCACCCTGACCATCCCCTGCTCCGGGATGAGGGACGTGCTGCGGGGCGCTCAGCTGTTGGGCATCCAGTGCGTGGCGGACGCCTGCAGGGACATCCTGGGGGAGAAGGCGGAGCCGgacaaagaggaggaggaggaggagcagaggGAGCAGCACGCGGCTGCCGTTGGGAGGCCGGCAGGTGAGCACGCGTCCCGAAGGAAAACGGACAGAAAGAAGGTGAAGAAGGTGTGGCCGCATCACATCGACTCGCTGTTGAACCCACCGCCCGCTTCTCCCGTCTCGTACCCTTCGCCTCTGTCGGACTCGCTGCCCCCCGCCCGACCCCTCAGCCCGGAAACGGAGGAGCTCCTCTACAGATGGAGGCAGAACGGCGACCCCGGGGCGGTCCGAGTACCAGAGAGGGGGCCCACGTTAAACGGTGGCCACCTGCATTGGATGCACCAACGACCCCCACCCCCGGCCGCGCCCCCTGAGGACAAACTGTCCGAGGAAGACGACATGGAGGGCTTCGGTAACGAGGGCACGCTGATGGAAAGCACCTCCACCGCCGCCTCCGTGGCCGAGCGAGGGAAAGGCCTGGCGGCGCCGGCGACGACCGAGGCGGCGGTCGGCAGGAAGAGGAAGTCGCAAATGCCTCAGCAGTGTCCCGTCTGTCAGAAGATCATCCACGGAGCGGGAAAACTGCCGCGGCACATGAGGACGCACACCGGCGAGAAACCCTTCCAATGCTCCGCCTGCGGCGTTCGCTTCACCAG gAATGACAAGTTGAAGATCCACATGAGGAAGCACACGGGCGAGCGTCCCTACTCGTGTCCGCACTGCCCCGCCCGCTTCCTGCACTCGTACGACCTGAAGAACCACTTGTCGCTGCACAGCGGCGCGCGGCCCTTCGAGTGCCTGCTGTGCCACAAGGCCTTCGCCCGGGAGGACCACCTGCAGCGCCACCGCAAGGGCCACAGCTGCCTGGAGCTGCGCGCACGCTGGCCCGGCCCGGGACCCGACGACCAAGAGGAAGCGGACCCGGACGCCGGCGAGCCGCCGCGGCCCCGCCCCTCGGCTTTCCCCAGGCCCACCATGCTGGAAGGCGGGATGTTCCAGGCCCACGCCGACAGGGAGCGCTCGCTCGCCCTGCAGGCTCTGGCGCAGCTCAGCCCGCACCGCTTCGCCAACTACCACGGCCTCCTCCTGCGAGGCGGCGAGCTGCAAGGCGGCCGGGAAGGCGGGGCCAAAGATGCCGGCGGAGGCCACTCGCAGCGTCAAAGCTGGCCACGCCAAACGGCAGAGAAGgttggcgaggaggaggaggaggaggaggaggaggaggaggaatag
- the med18 gene encoding mediator of RNA polymerase II transcription subunit 18 isoform X2, with translation MEAPPVTVMPVTGGTINMMEYLLQGSVLDQALESLLHRLRGLCDNMEPSTFTDHELVYLLKGQQGNPFILRARRSLSQPAAPWHLRYLGQPEVGDKSRHALVRNCVDVAASHSLPDFLNEMGFRMDHEFVANGHIFRKGAMKVVVSKLSRILVPGNTDNTERLSLSYLVELSVLAPAGQDTVSEDMRSFAEQLKPLVHLEKIDPSKQRH, from the exons ATGGAGGCTCCCCCAGTCACTGTGATGCCCGTTACCGGCGGCACCATCAACATGATGGAGTATCTTTTGCAAG GAAGTGTGTTGGACCAGGCCCTGGAAAGCCTTTTGCATCGCCTGCGAGGCCTTTGCGACAACATGGAACCTTCCACCTTCACGGACCACGAGCTGGTTTATCTGCTGAAAGGCCAACAAGGTAACCCTTTTATCCTGCGGGCCCGACGCTCCCTCTCGCAGCCGGCGGCCCCGTGGCACTTGCGCTACCTGGGCCAGCCGGAGGTGGGGGACAAGAGCCGGCACGCGCTGGTGCGCAACTGCGTGGACGTGGCCGCCTCGCACAGCTTGCCCGACTTCCTCAACGAGATGGGCTTCCGCATGGACCACGAGTTTGTGGCCAATGGGCACATTTTCCGCAAAGGCGCCATGAAAGTGGTGGTCAGCAAGCTGTCGCGGATCCTGGTCCCGGGGAACACGGACAACACGGAGCGTCTGTCGCTGTCTTACTTGGTGGAGCTGAGCGTGTTGGCGCCCGCCGGCCAGGACACCGTGTCGGAGGACATGCGCTCTTTTGCTGAGCAGCTCAAACCTCTGGTTCACCTGGAGAAGATTGACCCCAGCAAACAGAGACACTGA
- the cyp4t8 gene encoding cytochrome P450 4T8 isoform X2 has translation MSLSVALGLPSCCSVQYSLALLCLVAVVYKLVVILIQRRDAIRNFEAFTGPPGHWFFGHVLQFKQDGTDLDQMVKWGEQYPYAFPLWFGPCVCYINIHHPDYVKSILTSTEPKDDFAYKFIKTWIGDGLLVSHGQKWFLHRRLLTPGFHYDVLKSHLKLMSQSAQIMLDKWERYSRTGESFELFEHVSLMTLDTIMKCAFSCNSNCQTESGTNEYIKSVYQLTDLINLRFRTFPYHNDLIFYLSPHGFRFRRFCKLAHRHTEEVIRKRKEVLKEAKEPEGIQTKRNLDFLDILLLARELHRSELRHERAESGGVLGPEALRADGGRQQEAQDPPSAGASLAQRHPHQDQTSGRLSSSRRRPQQSAKLHPCLPAAPETPAAISLIARLRLFFVKGFLGLLLTFRFTCKLSVGDAFLFFSSLQE, from the exons ATGTCGCTCAGCGTTGCTCTCGGGCTGCCGTCGTGCTGCTCCGTGCAATACTCGCTTGCTCTGCTGTGCCTCGTCGCCGTCGTCTACAAACTGGTCGTGATCCTAATTCAGAGGAGAGATGCCATTCGAAACTTTGAGGCGTTCACGGGACCGCCGGGCCACTGGTTCTTTGGGCATGTCTTGCAG TTCAAACAAGACGGGACGGACTTGGACCAGATGGTCAAATGGGGGGAGCAGTATCCCTACGCGTTCCCCCTGTGGTTTGGTCCCTGTGTGTGTTACATAAACATCCACCATCCGGATTATGTGAAAAGCATCCTGACGTCAACAG AGCCAAAAGATGATTTTGCATATAAATTCATCAAGACCTGGATTG GTGACGGCTTGCTGGTGTCTCACGGTCAGAAGTGGTTCCTCCACCGAAGGCTCCTGACGCCGGGTTTCCATTATGACGTGCTGAAATCGCACCTTAAGTTGATGTCACAATCAGCTCAGATCATGTTG GACAAATGGGAGCGTTACTCGCGGACCGGCGAGTCCTTCGAGCTCTTTGAACACGTCAGCCTGATGACGCTGGACACCATCATGAAGTGCGCGTTCAGCTGCAACAGCAACTGTCAAACCGAGAG CGGAACAAACGAGTACATCAAATCGGTGTACCAGCTCACCGATTTGATCAACTTGCGCTTCCGGACCTTTCCCTACCACAACGACCTCATTTTCTACCTCAGCCCGCACGGCTTCAGGTTCAGGAGATTCTGCAAGCTGGCTCACCGACATACTG AGGAAGTGATAAGAAAGAGAAAAGAAGTCCTGAAGGAGGCGAAGGAGCCGGAAGGAATCCAGACCAAAAGGAACTTGGACTTTCTGGACATTCTCCTCTTGGCACGA GAACTGCATCGGTCAGAACTTCGCCATGAACGAGCTGAAAGTGGCGGTGTCCTCGGTCCTGAGGCGCTACGAGCTGATGGCGGACGCCAGCAGGAAGCCCAAGATCCTCCCTCGGCTGGTGCTTCGCTCGCTCAACGGCATCCACATCAGGATCAAACCTCTGGACGTCTGAGCTCATCACGTCGGCGACCACAACAATCTGCAAAATTGCACCCGTGCCTTCCTGCTGCCCCCGAGACCCCCGCCGCCATCTCGCTTATTGCACGTTTACGTTTATTCTTCGTTAAGGGGTTTCTTGGATTATTATTAACGTTTCGGTTCACATGCAAGTTATCTGTTGGCGacgctttcctttttttttcttctttgcaagAATAA
- the med18 gene encoding mediator of RNA polymerase II transcription subunit 18 isoform X1, whose product MEAPPVTVMPVTGGTINMMEYLLQGVPWEHRKERNPCSRTGSVTTRSVLDQALESLLHRLRGLCDNMEPSTFTDHELVYLLKGQQGNPFILRARRSLSQPAAPWHLRYLGQPEVGDKSRHALVRNCVDVAASHSLPDFLNEMGFRMDHEFVANGHIFRKGAMKVVVSKLSRILVPGNTDNTERLSLSYLVELSVLAPAGQDTVSEDMRSFAEQLKPLVHLEKIDPSKQRH is encoded by the exons ATGGAGGCTCCCCCAGTCACTGTGATGCCCGTTACCGGCGGCACCATCAACATGATGGAGTATCTTTTGCAAG GTGTGCCTTGGGAACATCGAAAGGAGAGGAATCCTTGTTCGAGAACAGGAAGTGTTACCAcaa GAAGTGTGTTGGACCAGGCCCTGGAAAGCCTTTTGCATCGCCTGCGAGGCCTTTGCGACAACATGGAACCTTCCACCTTCACGGACCACGAGCTGGTTTATCTGCTGAAAGGCCAACAAGGTAACCCTTTTATCCTGCGGGCCCGACGCTCCCTCTCGCAGCCGGCGGCCCCGTGGCACTTGCGCTACCTGGGCCAGCCGGAGGTGGGGGACAAGAGCCGGCACGCGCTGGTGCGCAACTGCGTGGACGTGGCCGCCTCGCACAGCTTGCCCGACTTCCTCAACGAGATGGGCTTCCGCATGGACCACGAGTTTGTGGCCAATGGGCACATTTTCCGCAAAGGCGCCATGAAAGTGGTGGTCAGCAAGCTGTCGCGGATCCTGGTCCCGGGGAACACGGACAACACGGAGCGTCTGTCGCTGTCTTACTTGGTGGAGCTGAGCGTGTTGGCGCCCGCCGGCCAGGACACCGTGTCGGAGGACATGCGCTCTTTTGCTGAGCAGCTCAAACCTCTGGTTCACCTGGAGAAGATTGACCCCAGCAAACAGAGACACTGA
- the med18 gene encoding mediator of RNA polymerase II transcription subunit 18 isoform X3, whose amino-acid sequence MEAPPVTVMPVTGGTINMMEYLLQGNVLDQALESLLHRLRGLCDNMEPSTFTDHELVYLLKGQQGNPFILRARRSLSQPAAPWHLRYLGQPEVGDKSRHALVRNCVDVAASHSLPDFLNEMGFRMDHEFVANGHIFRKGAMKVVVSKLSRILVPGNTDNTERLSLSYLVELSVLAPAGQDTVSEDMRSFAEQLKPLVHLEKIDPSKQRH is encoded by the exons ATGGAGGCTCCCCCAGTCACTGTGATGCCCGTTACCGGCGGCACCATCAACATGATGGAGTATCTTTTGCAAGGCAA TGTGTTGGACCAGGCCCTGGAAAGCCTTTTGCATCGCCTGCGAGGCCTTTGCGACAACATGGAACCTTCCACCTTCACGGACCACGAGCTGGTTTATCTGCTGAAAGGCCAACAAGGTAACCCTTTTATCCTGCGGGCCCGACGCTCCCTCTCGCAGCCGGCGGCCCCGTGGCACTTGCGCTACCTGGGCCAGCCGGAGGTGGGGGACAAGAGCCGGCACGCGCTGGTGCGCAACTGCGTGGACGTGGCCGCCTCGCACAGCTTGCCCGACTTCCTCAACGAGATGGGCTTCCGCATGGACCACGAGTTTGTGGCCAATGGGCACATTTTCCGCAAAGGCGCCATGAAAGTGGTGGTCAGCAAGCTGTCGCGGATCCTGGTCCCGGGGAACACGGACAACACGGAGCGTCTGTCGCTGTCTTACTTGGTGGAGCTGAGCGTGTTGGCGCCCGCCGGCCAGGACACCGTGTCGGAGGACATGCGCTCTTTTGCTGAGCAGCTCAAACCTCTGGTTCACCTGGAGAAGATTGACCCCAGCAAACAGAGACACTGA
- the cyp4t8 gene encoding cytochrome P450 4T8 isoform X1 — MSLSVALGLPSCCSVQYSLALLCLVAVVYKLVVILIQRRDAIRNFEAFTGPPGHWFFGHVLQFKQDGTDLDQMVKWGEQYPYAFPLWFGPCVCYINIHHPDYVKSILTSTEPKDDFAYKFIKTWIGDGLLVSHGQKWFLHRRLLTPGFHYDVLKSHLKLMSQSAQIMLDKWERYSRTGESFELFEHVSLMTLDTIMKCAFSCNSNCQTESGTNEYIKSVYQLTDLINLRFRTFPYHNDLIFYLSPHGFRFRRFCKLAHRHTEEVIRKRKEVLKEAKEPEGIQTKRNLDFLDILLLARDENQQGLSDEDIRAEVDTFMFEGHDTTASGISFVLHTLACHPQHQNMCREEIARVLDGKDHIQWEDLGKMTYTSMCIKESLRLFPPVPGIARKLTKDVTFPDGRTMPEGSLVGTSVYALHRNATVWENPNVFDPLRFLPENISTRPPLAFVPFSAGPRNCIGQNFAMNELKVAVSSVLRRYELMADASRKPKILPRLVLRSLNGIHIRIKPLDV; from the exons ATGTCGCTCAGCGTTGCTCTCGGGCTGCCGTCGTGCTGCTCCGTGCAATACTCGCTTGCTCTGCTGTGCCTCGTCGCCGTCGTCTACAAACTGGTCGTGATCCTAATTCAGAGGAGAGATGCCATTCGAAACTTTGAGGCGTTCACGGGACCGCCGGGCCACTGGTTCTTTGGGCATGTCTTGCAG TTCAAACAAGACGGGACGGACTTGGACCAGATGGTCAAATGGGGGGAGCAGTATCCCTACGCGTTCCCCCTGTGGTTTGGTCCCTGTGTGTGTTACATAAACATCCACCATCCGGATTATGTGAAAAGCATCCTGACGTCAACAG AGCCAAAAGATGATTTTGCATATAAATTCATCAAGACCTGGATTG GTGACGGCTTGCTGGTGTCTCACGGTCAGAAGTGGTTCCTCCACCGAAGGCTCCTGACGCCGGGTTTCCATTATGACGTGCTGAAATCGCACCTTAAGTTGATGTCACAATCAGCTCAGATCATGTTG GACAAATGGGAGCGTTACTCGCGGACCGGCGAGTCCTTCGAGCTCTTTGAACACGTCAGCCTGATGACGCTGGACACCATCATGAAGTGCGCGTTCAGCTGCAACAGCAACTGTCAAACCGAGAG CGGAACAAACGAGTACATCAAATCGGTGTACCAGCTCACCGATTTGATCAACTTGCGCTTCCGGACCTTTCCCTACCACAACGACCTCATTTTCTACCTCAGCCCGCACGGCTTCAGGTTCAGGAGATTCTGCAAGCTGGCTCACCGACATACTG AGGAAGTGATAAGAAAGAGAAAAGAAGTCCTGAAGGAGGCGAAGGAGCCGGAAGGAATCCAGACCAAAAGGAACTTGGACTTTCTGGACATTCTCCTCTTGGCACGA GACGAGAATCAACAGGGACTTTCGGACGAGGACATCCGAGCCGAGGTGGACACGTTCATGTTCGAGGGTCACGACACCACCGCCAGCGGCATCTCCTTCGTCCTGCACACCCTGGCCTGCCACCCGCAGCACCAGAACATGTGCCGGGAGGAGATCGCCCGCGTCCTGGACGGCAAAGACCACATCCAGTG GGAGGATCTTGGCAAAATGACGTACACCAGCATGTGCATCAAAGAATCGCTGCGGCTGTTCCCGCCTGTGCCGGGAATTGCCCGCAAACTCACCAAAGACGTCACTTTCCCGGATGGAAGGACCATGCcagaag gTTCTCTGGTGGGCACAAGTGTGTATGCGCTCCACAGGAACGCGACAGTCTGGGAAAACCCGAAT GTGTTTGACCCACTTCGCTTCCTGCCAGAAAACATTTCCACAAGGCCGCCGCTTGCATTCGTGCCCTTCTCTGCCGGCCCCAG GAACTGCATCGGTCAGAACTTCGCCATGAACGAGCTGAAAGTGGCGGTGTCCTCGGTCCTGAGGCGCTACGAGCTGATGGCGGACGCCAGCAGGAAGCCCAAGATCCTCCCTCGGCTGGTGCTTCGCTCGCTCAACGGCATCCACATCAGGATCAAACCTCTGGACGTCTGA